Proteins from a single region of Pithys albifrons albifrons isolate INPA30051 chromosome 12, PitAlb_v1, whole genome shotgun sequence:
- the LOC139677599 gene encoding fatty acyl-CoA hydrolase precursor, medium chain-like, whose translation MAALPCRILALVLTALLATGQTAEQPEVETKYGRVRGYQFHVDSAERSVNVFLGLPFAKPPLGSLRFAEPQPPEPWKGVRDATSYPPMCLQDPAQGQLFSDLITNRKEKVPLQVSEDCLYLNVYTPVSAGEQKLPVFVWIHGGGLVFGAASTYDGSALAAFDNVVVVTIQYRLGVLGYFSTGDEHSRGNWGYLDQVAALQWIQENIVHFGGDPGSITISGESAGGISVSALVLSPLAKGLFHKAISESGTALLGLFTDQPEEDADRIADASGCEKSSSAAIVECLREKTEEELLQLTLKMDMTRLRLCDTAPEHCKQDFFFISACVDGVFFPKSPRQLLSEKSINAVPYIIGLNNCEYGWVIPMMMKYPPFVDGLDKSVAHQIFKSSLVLVLEGASSAVIDRLYNEYLGNAESPAQVRDGLLEAMGDIFFVFSSIEVARHHRDAGNPVYFYEFQHRASSAEGVLPEFVKADHGAEIPFVFGKPFLAGHATEEENKLSRTVMKYWTNFARNGNPNGEGLVHWPQYDLEEKYLEIGLKQKTAQKLKEHRMQFWTQLMKQMMSEGREHTDL comes from the exons ATGGCAGCGCTGCCGTGCCGGATCCTCGCTCTCGTCCTCAcggccctgctggccacag GAcaaacagcagagcagcccGAAGTGGAGACCAAATACGGGCGAGTCCGAGGGTACCAGTTCCACGTGGACTCAGCTGAGAGGAGTGTGAATGTCTTTTTGGGCCTTCCTTTTGCCAAACCTCCTCTTGGGTCCCTGAGGTTTGCTGAGCCCCAGCCACCAGAGCCATGGAAAGGTGTCAGAGATGCCACTTCCTACCCACCAAT gtgtctACAGGATCCAGCCCAAGGacaattattttcagatttgaTTACTAATAGGAAGGAGAAGGTTCCCCTGCAGGTGTCTGAAGATTGCTTATACCTCAATGTGTACACACCCgtttctgcaggagaacagAAGTTGCCT GTGTTTGTATGGATACATGGAGGTGGATTAGTTTTTGGAGCAGCTTCAACATATGATGGCTCAGCATTAGCAGCCTTTGACAATGTGGTGGTTGTGACAATTCAGTACAGATTAGGTGTCCTTGGATATTTTAG cactggggacgAACACTCCCGAGGGAACTGGGGGTACTTGGATCAagtggcagctctgcagtggaTTCAGGAGAACATCGTACATTTTGGAGGAGATCCAGGATCCATCACTATCAGTGGAGAATCTGCAGGAGGAATCAGTGTTTCTGCTCTT GTCTTATCTCCCCTGGCAAAGGGCTTGTTCCACAAGGCCATTTCAGAGAGTGGGactgcactgctggggttgTTCACTGACCAGCCTGAGGAGGATGCAGAT AGAATTGCTGATGCCTCTGGCTGTGAAAAATCCAGTTCAGCTGCAATAGTTGAGTGcttgagagagaaaacagaagaggagcTATTACAGCTCACACTAAAAATG GACATGACCAGACTGCGGCTCTGCGACACGGCCCCCGAGCACTGCAAACAG gatttctttttcatcagtGCATGTGTAGATGGTGTATTTTTTCCAAAGAGTCCCAGGCAATTACTATCTGAAAAATCAATCAATGCAGTCCCATATATAATAGGATTAAACAACTGTGAATATGGATGGGTAATTCCTATG ATGATGAAATATCCTCCTTTCGTGGATGGCCTGGATAAAAGTGTTGCACATCAAATTTTTAAGAGCTCCTTAGTTTTAGTTCTTGAG ggtgccagctctgcagttATTGATAGGCTGTACAATGAGTACTTAGGGAATGCAgagagccctgcccaggtgCGAGATGGCCTGCTGGAGGCAATGGGAGAcatcttttttgtgttttcatccATTGAAGTGGCCAGACACCACAGAG ATGCTGGCAACCCAGTCTACTTCTATGAATTTCAGCATCGAGCAAGTTCAGCAGAAGGTGTTTTACCAGAGTTTGTAAAAGCAGATCATGGAGCTGAGATTCCCTTTGTCTTTGGAAAGCCATTCTTAGCTG GGCATGctacagaagaggaaaataaactcAGCAGAACTGTTATGAAATACTGGACTAACTTTGCCAGAAATGG AAATCCCAACGGAGAAGGCTTGGTCCACTGGCCTCAGTATGACCTGGAGGAGAAGTACCTGGAAATAGGTCTGAAGCAAAAGACAGCACAGAAGCTCAAAGAACACAGAATGCAGTTTTGGACACAGCTTATGAAACAAATGATGAGTGAAGGCAGAGAACACACAGACTTGTAA